A genomic window from Silene latifolia isolate original U9 population chromosome 11, ASM4854445v1, whole genome shotgun sequence includes:
- the LOC141611836 gene encoding uncharacterized protein LOC141611836 produces MKTRVPQPNTHLIPKPQDKEKKMRSSRVAAAGRAVPTRLKHLAILLSTILTTSLFYFLLHHHLLISPLPLLTKPDYQRISTLPPPPPPPLIPSTNLSHLFFTVASSLSSLPRRAPYFSLWHSPLIRILFFLDRRPPPNQLPFRTLPFAVSADTSRFPYSFHRGSRSALRVARLVKESVDLDPPGVRWFVFGDDDTVFFPENVVAVLGKYDYRKWYYVGSNSESLEQSLNMGFNMAYGGGGFALSAPLAKALARVLDSCLMRYPHLYGSDARISACISELGVQLTREPGFHQFDVRGDLFGMLTTHPLSPLLSLHHLEIVEPIFPHMNQTQGLKHFFKAYRADPGGILQQTVCYDHSSNVTVSVSWGYAVQVFDGNQLLPDILSSQRTFTPWRRRGINISGQYSLDTRDYPRDHCKRPIVFFFEDVASGTGRVWTKYSRHTDRKCPRSDSIKNLKDIKVFVKKLQHNFEQIITPRRQCCDILRPFGKSMVIDIRHCGFDELIAMDP; encoded by the exons ATGAAAACCAGAGTCCCCCAACCAAACACACACCTGATTCCCAAACCCCAAGATAAAGAAAAAAAGATGCGGAGTTCCCGAGTAGCAGCAGCAGGAAGAGCAGTACCAACCCGACTAAAACACCTAGCCATCCTCCTTTCAACAATCTTAACAACCTCCCTATTCTACTTCCTCCTCCACCACCACCTTCTCATCTCTCCACTTCCCCTCCTTACCAAGCCCGACTATCAACGCATCTCCaccctcccaccaccaccaccaccaccactaataCCCTCCACTAATCTCTCCCACCTCTTCTTCACCGTCGCCTCCTCCCTCTCCTCCTTACCCCGCCGCGCCCCTTACTTCTCCCTCTGGCATTCCCCACTCATTCGCATCCTCTTCTTCCTCGACCGCCGCCCTCCTCCTAACCAATTACCTTTCCGAACCCTCCCTTTCGCCGTCTCCGCCGACACCTCCCGCTTTCCGTACTCCTTTCACCGAGGCAGCCGTTCTGCCCTCCGCGTCGCCCGTTTGGTTAAGGAGTCTGTTGACTTGGACCCTCCTGGGGTTCGCTGGTTTgtgtttggtgatgatgatactGTGTTTTTTCCAGAGAATGTGGTTGCTGTGCTGGGCAAGTATGATTATCGGAAGTGGTATTATGTTGGGAGTAACTCTGAGAGTCTTGAGCAGAGTTTGAATATGGGGTTTAACATGGCTTATGGTGGTGGTGGCTTTGCATTGAGTGCTCCCTTGGCGAAAGCCTTGGCTAGAGTGCTCGATTCGTGTTTGATGAGGTACCCGCATTTGTATGGCAGTGATGCTAGGATTTCTGCTTGTATTTCTGAGCTTGGGGTTCAATTAACCCGCGAGCCTGGTTTTCATCAG TTTGATGTTAGGGGAGATTTGTTCGGGATGCTTACAACTCATCCCTTGTCACCACTATTGTCGCTCCATCACCTAGAGATTGTAGAACCTATTTTTCCGCACATGAACCAGACACAGGGATTGAAGCACTTTTTTAAGGCATACCGTGCTGACCCTGGCGGTATTTTGCAACAAACTGTTTGCTATGACCATTCAAGTAATGTCACAGTTTCTGTTTCCTGGGGATATGCTGTTCAAGTATTTGATGGCAACCAACTCTTACCTGATATTTTGTCATCACAAAGAACATTTACACCATGGAGGAGACGTGGTATTAATATCTCTGGGCAGTACTCTCTTGACACGAGGGACTATCCACGAGATCATTGCAAAAGACCTATTGTTTTCTTCTTCGAAGATGTTGCTTCAGGTACAGGAAGAGTCTGGACCAAATATTCTCGGCATACAGATCGGAAATGTCCTCGAAGTGATTCAATAAAGAATTTGAAAGATATCAAGGTGTTCGTCAAAAAGCTACAGCACAATTTTGAACAG ATTATAACTCCCCGTCGTCAGTGCTGTGACATCTTACGTCCTTTTGGTAAATCAATGGTCATTGACATTAGACATTGTGGGTTTGATGAATTGATCGCCATGGATCCGTAG